The Musa acuminata AAA Group cultivar baxijiao unplaced genomic scaffold, Cavendish_Baxijiao_AAA HiC_scaffold_412, whole genome shotgun sequence genome contains the following window.
ATACCAAACCATATTGGCCAATATGGTTGAGATATGAAACCTTGCATGGAATATATCCTTACTtgcttaaaatttaaaatatttgaaattcaAAGATTTTGAGGAAGTATCTAATAAGCATCCAAGAATCTCCCTAAATATTGCATGTAAAgcttatcttatatatatatgacaCAATTTGAAGAATCCATGCTGTTTGATCAAGGGCTATGGATTACATTTGGTGGGAAAAAAAGGCCTCATCTTTGTATGCTTTGGGTTATCTCTCAGTGTGACTTGCTGATCTTATGgtcatattttattaattatataaaaagTATCTTCACATTTACCTGATTTTAGCCATCTCTTGACAATTTCATAGACATGTATTTGATTTAGTATATTATATATCTAGAGATATCCTATAAATATTATGTATGACACATATATAGATACGGGAGCATGGTTCACAATTTCATTTACCAGTAATGTACTGGGTATGGCAGTATGAATCAAGTTTCAAAAAATGCCTGAAAAGAAAAGCTGGAACATCAAGGTTTGCAACTTCGCATACTGGTAGGATACCAGTTGGGGCTTGGACTGGTACCATAGTGATCCGTGCCGGTTTGCTGAGTGTATGAATTTCTGAAAAAGCCCCAaaacaactaaaaaagaaaaaaaaaattactcagCACTGGTTATTTATCATTTGGGTTTGAGCTTTTCATTCTTTGCTAGTCTTTATAAGTTCTGTTATTTTCTATAATGTTGTCCTGTGCATGTATGATGCTGAGATCATACTTTGGACACTTAATTTGTTCATCATACCACCATTTGTCATGGAAAACATGCTTAAGAGTTAAGATAGCCCATAATTTTGTATGGTTTCACCAATCAAGGGTGAGGCTGAGTGCTAACTTGAAAGGATGCCTTTCACGGTGAGTAGCCTCGATTTTTCATAATCTGTGTACTTTATGACATGGGGTGCACCCTTAAGCTGGACTTTTATGAGTAAGTTATCTAGGACTTGTCGGTCACTGGTATGGATCAACTAGATATGTTCACTCTTATCTTGTTGtattctaatttgattccatattgTTCCCATTATGACTTCAGATTGTTAATACTTTTCCCTGACATAATAGAGttttttttgtttatgttttCTTAAAAGCTTAGAAATAAATTATGATAGTACATCCTGGttttgtattattttgtttgtataTGGTTATTGTTTctcactgttttttttttttttcatttgaagtACTTGTTAATTTACAAGAATGTGGGATATAGAAAGATATTGAATTAGGTCAAATACTTAAACAAATATTACTTTTTCCAAAGAGTAAATATTATACATTATCTGATTTGCTTTACCAGGCCATTGTAATGCCCGCACTGTGCTTCTTGAAGATATTTAAGAACAAAGCTAAACCATTGCAGGTAATGTGAGCTTGCTTCTTGAAGATATTTTACAGTAACTCTAGTATCTGTTCTTCTCTTCAAGGGAGAACAGAGAAGATTTTAAGATTACATGTGGTATCATCACCTATTAAAATCCTTAACTGGCTATTTTATGAGCAGCTTAATTTAAGACTGATTTGATGAAGGTGTATCGGGTAACCTAATAGTGCAAATTCGGGTTCTGATGATCTGCTTGCTTTTGTTCATTAACAGATTGTTTTGGGCACCACCATTGCTGCACTTGGCATCATCAGCGCTGCACTTGGAACATACTCGTCTATATCACGGATAGCAAGCAGTTACTAAGGTCCAAGAAGAATTGACAGCACTCAGCTACATTATTCCTGTAATTTGGCACATTTTCCTGCAGTTTAATGTAAAATCTTCTTGCTAAGTATTGATCTATTTAATGATGTGGGAATCTTTCGATAAGTATGAACATTTATCTCTCGTTTAGTTGAGTAAAAAGTTGCTTGTAAAAAATCTTGTTTGTTGGGATGGTGACGTGAAACTCCATTTATTTCTGTGTCAGAAAACTGTAATGGGTAATGTGTGGTGTACTCGTTTGTGGCGACATGGTAACAACTTTGGTGGTGTCTAATGCAGACACATTGGGTTCTCCGGGAGGTCTTCCTGTCTGATATATGGAGAGCATTCTCATGTCATTAGGCGTATTCATAATATTATTATTGCATGTTTAATTTTCATGGGAAGAACCACTAATCCTAATCAAAATCGATTTACAAAAAAGCTTTTAATTTCGTCTCCTGGTCTACCCTTCTTTTCATCATCATTTCTAGAATCCTAGAAAGAATGAACTTCCCTTCATCTTTTACCAATTGGATCTTGGCTGTTAACTATCGAGTGAATAATTCTTTCTTTCTATCACGGTATACGATAGGgagatctaattttttttttcctctttgatTATCATTATGGGATAGCTCCTTTCAATCCTTTTAAATGCGTATCTTGAGCGAGACGAAGATTTGTCATTATCCAAACAGCTCCTTGCTATCCTTTTATATGTGTATGTTGAGCGACACAAGATTAGACCTTTTACTGCTAAAAATATTGGGATCTTTTATCTTGTTTCTGTGAATGATATCTTGATTACTCTAAATCTTGAAATAACCTGTCCAAGTCTTTAAAATTGCATTCCAACCTTATGGGCCTTTAATATGCTATTTGCTTTCTCAAGTATTATAGTGTTGATGTTCCCTCTTAATATTCAAAACCAAATCATTGAGAAATTCCTTGATAGAATCAATGACCGGTGATTAATACTTTCTTTCTGGACAAGTGATATTGATTAATTATGtcctaaattttatttttcttcactCTTTCATGACTAATTGTTGGATCACCAATAAGTTTTTCAACTCTATTTCTAAGTATACTAAATCTTTCTTTTAGGATAACTCTCCCTCGAATCATCTCATAACCCCTAAAAAATTTAGAGGCTTGAGAGTTAGGGACATTAGTTTGGTTTAGTATAATGTTAATGCTAGATATATTCTCTCAATAATCaataaatctaaaatattttaagCTTAGAGTATGTGAAGTATGATTATCTTAATCTTTAGGATTTGAGCCACAGACAAGCTttgtcattctggagaggaattaGTAGCATTATCCATTGTGTTAAGGAAGATCTTAGGAGAATTATACTAAGCATTAGGTTTAGTGAGTACCCTTGACTTTGTAACATAAGATCTTAGGCGAACTATATTTTCTATGTTATTTACCTTActaaaaaaaaagatcataaaaTTTACTACTAATTCTTATTTTTCATCCTTACCTAGTAGGTAAGATCGCATGTATATACTTTTTCCCTTGAGTCTGATTATAACAACTAGATTTGGAGTTGTCATTCATCGTCAAGGGTTAGGTACTTGTAAGAGCATCTATAGGTTTTTGTAAGGATAGATAAATAGAACATTAAAGAGATTAGGATGGTTAGAATTGAACTATTCTAAGTATTCTGCTTAGAATTGAAGTCGTTTTTGGAAACTCTTACGAGGGGTTGCCTACTTCATTGTGACTTAATATGATCTATCAACTATTCCTAGTAAGAAAAGAGAATATACTAGGTAGAGTCTACCCCAATATGATAAACAGATTAttgaacatgaaaaagaattTGAAACCCAGTTTAGACTGAAGCAAATTCCAATATGATATAGCAAAGCTACAAGAAAAGAGAATATGAGACTCAATACAGTCTATCTCATTTTCACAAACAGAACACTGATCAACATAGCAATAAAGTAGGTAACCACACCACCCTCATAAGAGTCTACTGagcatattctttttttttttcttgtagctTTACTGGATCATATTGAGATTTGCTTCGATCTAAACTAGGTTTCAAATTCTCTTTCATGTTCAGTGTTCTGTTAATCACAGTTGAAAAGACTCTGTTCAGCATaatctctctattttttttttgtagttttgCTAAATTATATTTGGGTTTACTTCGATCTAAATTTAGTTTCAAATGCTCTTTGAAGGAAGGGAAAGAATGAGATAAGAATGCTGGGAGAAATTGGACGCCCTGACTAAAGCTGCACACTTGAAACTTCATAATATGAGGCTGGTATTTGTGAATGTGGTATTTTTTTAAGAGCATGTAAACAGAGAGGACAATGCTATTGTCCACAACAACCATggaaacacttttttttttttttctcctccaaACTCCAAGGAGAATTTTATAGTTTTGGACAAGTCTACTGTCCCAACCACTTAATTCaagatcaataatatatatatatatatatatatatatatatttggtacTTGGATATTCTTAGGTTAAATTCATAGTTAATTTCATGAGTTGAAATCAAACGTATTTACCAATCGGGTCAATTGGACCGATGCCTTTAGATGATCTCAAGCTCGTCAATCTCGTGTTGGGTCAAGGATCGATACCACCCTACTATTTGTGCAGCGGCGGATCACGGTTCCTCGTTCACACGGTATCGGCTAACGAACGGGAAACAGGCCCAGAGCTAACGCGAGATGGCGTCGACGGTGGCTGGGTTCGCCGCCGCCGTTCCGATCCGGGGGACGGTCTCCGCCACCGGCTCCATCGGTCGCCGCGCCCTCCTGCGTCCTGCGGGGAGCCGCAGCCTCCGCTTCGCCATCTCCAAACGGATCGACGTCGAGCTCTACCGCCCTGGTGCGTGCTTccgcccctcttcttctttttcttccaaaatcctttcttttcttccttttacTTTCCCTGTTTCTGCTCTGATTCCAATTGGTGCTTTGCGGATCTGAATTCATTGTTCTTGGTGTTCATTTAAATCTATTATATTCCTAAAAGGGGATCAAAGGAAGAAATATATGCGCCAAAATTAACATGATATCAACGGAAGTTGATTTTTATGTTGTTGAATTGTTTGTTAGTCAAATTGATCGTTAAGGCTTATTGTTTAGCTAATGTTAGATATTTCACAAAtaaagacaaaagaaaaaaaaagaaatggtttGGCATGGGAGGTTTTGATCGGGCGTTTGAAGTGGATTATTTGACgacttttatttttaattagcaaaaacataaaaataaaataaaattttgactaAATTCCCTACACTTTGTTGGAATGTTCAGGTGACTAAATTAGGATTGTAATAGACCAGTGAACGCCACAGAAGGCTCTAACTCTGTCCATCCTAATATAGATGTGGGACTAAACAGGGATCAATAAATATCAGATATTTGGGAAAACCATACTGGTGACCAATTTTGATTGTGGTATACAAATGTTATAAGTACTGAATCTTGtgaccattttttttttcttttgtttagaGTGGATGTAAATATAGATATAAACTGAATGAGTGATGTGTCTCGACTGTAATTGGGGATAGGGTAGACACTGATGTGATTAATGCATTGATCAGATAAGTTTTCAAAAACGCATAATTAAACCACCAATCCAAACTTGTCCATTATATTTATGGGAAGACCATAAAGCAAGTGTGagatgaaaaaaaaagggaataacCAATCAATAatcttttcttccttttattagatgatttttttttatttttacattcaaATATGTATGGATATTTGAATATATGGATCCAGCTAGAACTTAATCTGAATCCATATTCAAAAAGTTCAGAGAAACAAATTTCTGATATGATTATGGATATACAAGGATATACATTTTGGCCATGATGTCTGGTTTGCCTCATCTTTGTAAAAGTATAATAATGGACATTATCTGATTCACTCTTGTCATTACTCTTTGAATTTGTTATTTACTCAATGATGTAAGTTTTGGCCATCTGACTGAGATAAGTAAAAGTTGGTGATGATTTATGACTCTTTATGGAAGGTAAGCAGAGTAAAGGGGAAGTTATGCTGGATCTTAGAGACCATAGATCATGCATGGATAAGATTTGATAATATTGGAACTCATATGAAGTTTTGGAATGTCACACGTGAATAACCTCAAAATTTTTGTTTTGTTGCCTCCAACCCAATTGCTTGTCTTTCTTTTCATCGAGTTTATTGATCTGTACTCCTTGTGCCACATGTCCATGCTATGGCACATCATTGCATAATCATGTTTCCATGGCCAAATATGTTGAAGTTTTGGCAAAGCCCTTTGTTTGGTAGAATCTCCTTGTCATTTGTTTAATTTAATAGTTATGATTCCATGTGCACTGTCCCTGTGTTCTTAGTGGGCATGTATATTTATTGTCTCTGTCATGCAtcctattttatttatcattttattttctaCAGTGAAATTAATTGTggtttcatttttgctacataggCAGTGAAGTATGctaactcaatggtgtcttttcATTGTTTAGCTGTATAACCATTATGGAGCTTGACAAAGAATCTAAGTTTAATCATACCAGATGACTTAAGATGGTGAAGGAAGCAATTTTATCCACAATTTGCTATTGCCTGTGTGTGTTTGTTTTCCAATAACGTGATAGTTAGCaatttctttctcctcttctggTTTTGAGCTACAAGGAAATTTTGATAACTACGTTAGATTCTGTAGTTTTAAATAGTTCAGTAGAACTTAATACCATTCATGTCACTGGCTGTGATTCTTTCACAAGGTGAAAGAATGAAAACAAGGAATTTAATAGCAATGTGGCAGAACTCTCCAAATGCAGTAGGAAAAATGTGGAGATAATGGTTGCTGCTTTATAATAGCTGTTTTCACGGGGTGAAAGAATGAAAACGAGGAATTTTCTGAATGACAATAAGGCTGAACTCTCCAAATACAGTAGGATATATGTGGAGATTATGGATGTTATTGTAGTTTCTTCTGCTGTATCATTTTGGTTTCCTATCTGCCGTCTTCATTGCTAAAAGAACAACTTTCTTGATACAGCAGATAGGAATGTTCACTAGGAAGATTGGAGTGCCTGTAGCTTGGTTCAAGTGAATAAATATTCATCTTATTTTACGTGGCTCTCTGCATTTTTTTACTACTTGTGTCAAACATAGTAATGGATGGAAGTTTGAGTTTATTCTAAGTAGCCAAACAATCACCACAGAACTACAGTGCAGCAAACTCCATCCTTGACTATAGCTAGATAAATCTGTGATATACATCCATGTCATGTTTGCTTCAAGATTCATGTTTGTTTTCATGTCTTGACATGTTGGTGTCAAGTCCTGAATTGAAGCCTCAGAAAATTCTTTATTCTCAACTTTCATATATTTGCATATGCAAGACTTTCTTAACTCGATCAGTCTTCAAATGAGCTCCTGGACCAAGATTTTGCACTCTGTTATTTGACATAGTAATTAATTTAAGATTTAGCAGAACATCAGCCAAAAAGATATAAAATCTTTTTCAGCATAAATAGACTCTTTATCTTCTGCAGTGCTTCAACCTCAGAGCTCGCTGCGGAGGTTGACCAGGGTAATAAGTGGAGAGGCAGAGGGAAACCCGAGCACTGAGGATACTATGTTGGATGAGCAAACACTGCAACAGGATCTAGAGGTTGCCATTAAAGACGAGGACTATGCTCGTGCTGCTCAAATCAGAGATCGACTTCGTATTCTCCACGAGGACAGCAAGGCTTCTGTTCTCTCCGCTAATGCCCGATTCTACCATGCTTTCAAGAATGGAGATCTTGCTGCTATGCACTCAATTTGGGCTAAAGGGGAGCATGTGTATGTTATACATCCTGGTGCAGGCACTATATCTGGCTATGAGATGGTCATGGGAAGCTGGGAAATCGTGTGCAATGCTGATTATGAGTTCCCTCTCCAAATCGATCTGAAGAATGTTGAGGTCCATGTGAGAGGCAATGTTGGGTATGTAACATGCATGGAGGTGGTCAAGACAAAAGGCAGCAGTTGGGGAAAACAAGTAGCAACAAACGTGTTTGAGAGGATCAATGGACAATGGTTTATATGCATTCACCACGCATCACATATCGATGAATGAAGCAGCTAAATTGAAATGAAGCATTATGAATAGATTTCTTTCAGATCGTACCATATGGAGCATTCAGTTTTCCTCCTCTGGTGGACGTAGATATAATTTCAATACGATTTTTTGAGGAAACTTTAAAGAgctagctgattatgattgctttcaGTTTCACTCTGAGATCATAATTAGTTGCACTGTAGCCTTTATGAGAACATTCATCATAAGTGTAATGATAATGTAATCTGGAGTTCAGATATTGTGCCGAAGAGATCAAATTTATGACTAGTTGAAATGTTCGTTTTATAGCCAACTGAAAATATTTGCACATCCCTCCAggatatttgttgaatatttgttAATTCTTCTCACGCTATACACACCAAAGCTTTACATTCTGAATCAATACTGGCTAAGTCCACTTGCAACAGCAAGCAGTCGAGGAGTAACTGAGCTGACAAATTTTGGATTCTCGAGGCTTGTGCATGATTTTGTAAATCTTAAATCAGTATTCTAAGCACCCAGACACTTTACATAATAACCAAAATTCATATTTCCATACAAAATCTTACGAAGCAAAGTGTCTAGATATCTTCAGGTTTTTGTTTGTACCGACAAGTTTCGACTTGATATCTATTAACTCTCTGATAACATTCTGCATAGAAGGCCTCCTACTTGCCTCCTTTGCTGTGCATCTCATGGCCAGAAAAAGCACCTTGTGCACTTCTTCTAACTCCCAAGTTCCCATAACTTGATTCATGAGATCTTGATCCACAACTGGTCCAATTTCACCATTCCCATCCAATGTTGAAGTCGCCCAATTCACTATGTCCATGTTTTCCGGAAATGAAGGATCCAAGGCCTTTTTTCTGGTAAGAAGCTCTAGTAGAACTACTCCATAGCTATATACATCTGACTCCTTGCTCTTTCTGGTTGTGTATGCAGTCTCTGTTACAAGGCATAACTGCTTAACATCATAATGCAATTCTATGAAAGAGGATTTTAATCGAACATCTATACTGGAGAAAATAATAGTAGTATTCACAAGATGAAATGATATCATGGAAGGAGTAAGCAAAGCTTACAATCACCAACCCTACTAAAATAGCTTAGGTATTAAGCAAAAGAAGAAAACCATACCTGGGGAAATATAACCAATGGTGCCCATAATAGCAGTTGACTGAGATGAAGAAGAATTTTCATCAAGAAGCTTAGCAATTCCGAAATCCGAGATATGTGGCTCCATATCAGTGTCCaacaatatgtttttcggtttaatATCACGATGAATAATTGCTGGACTACAGTCATCATGAAGATAAACCAGCCCCTGGGCAATTCCAAGAGCTATCTTATACCGCACCTTCCACTCCAAGACTGGTGCTGGGttgagctcatgcagaacatcatGGAGGCTGCCATTTTCCATGTAATCATACAATATTAACCCATAATCTTTTTTCAACCAAAATTTCTCCAATTTCACTAGATTTCGGTGCCTGATTTTTCCGATCGTTTGAATTTCTCTTACCATGCTTGTGTTTGATGCCGTCTGGCCTGCAAAAACAAGCTTCTTTATAGCATATAATTTCCCTGTGTTGAGCACTGCCTTGTAGACTATCCCATGAGCTCCTCTCCCTATTTCATGTCTCTTGTCTAAGTTCTCAGTGGCTTCAATCAGTTGGTTCAGAAGAAAAGAGGAACCTTCATGTAAGGATGGACCTTCATCCTCCAATCTTCTTGTACACTTAAGAAGGATAAATCCCAAAAGAAGAATGACCGATGCACACACCAAGGATGAACCAAGAACTATAATTACAATCGCAATCTTGCCTAAGCCTTTTGAATTATTTGATGCTGCACATGGCTTCAATATAGAAGTAACATTTGTGCAAGTTGAATCAGCTGCCTGACAAGAGATGCATAATTCAGGATTGCCCATAAATGAGCTTGGTGAAAGTTCCAAAAGCTTAAGCCAATTATTTGGCACTGGACCAGTGAGATTGTTATATGAAACATTGACATAAGTTAGCGAACGGAGATCACTCAAGGGCATCAGACTTCCTGTCAGGTTGTTGAGAGATATATCCAGGCTGTGTAGCATTTTCAGATTCCCTAACTCTCCTGGAATCTGTCCTGTCAGTCCATTGTCACTGagattcaaagctatctccaagaTTTGCAATGAACCCAATGATGAAGGAATACCACCTCCCAACTTGTTTCCTCCAAGCTGCAGCTCAAACAATCCACTAAATTCTGACAGGAAATTTGGAATACCACCACTAAATTGATTACCTTGCAGTATCAACCGGGAGAGGTGTGTTAAGTTTGTTAGGCTTGATGGAATCATGCCATTTAAAGAGTTGAACCCCAAGTCCAGCAAATATAACTTACTACACTGTGAAATCTGTGGAGATAGTGGACCATACAAATTGTTGTTAGACAGATTCAGGACATGTAGGTTCAATAGATTTCCTATTTCTTGAGGTATCGGCCCATCAAGCTTGTTCTTTGACAGGTTTATCATGGTGAGATTCATACAATTTGCTAAACTTGCTGGAATATGTCCATTCAATCTGTTCAAACTTAAATCCATGTATGACAAACTTGATATCACTATGAATTCTGGGATCGGACCGCTAAGTCTGTTATCACGAAGGATCAACCTTCGCAAACTTGAACAGTTCCCAATTCCTGGAGGCATTGTCCCATTAAGCAGATTAGAACCCAAATTCAACACTACTAACTGATTTCCGAAACAGATATTTGGTGGGAAGCCACCAACAAAGCCACTATTTGTAAGGTCAATTTGCACTAGGCTACTGTTGATTCCCAAACACTGAGGTATGACTCCAGTGAACTGATTATTGTAAAGAGAAATGTTCCTCAATCTATTTAACTCACAGATCTCAGAAGGTAGCTCTCCAGAGATATTGTTATTGTAAATAAGAATTGATGTGAGATTTGGAATTTTCCAGATGTCCATCGGTACCTCTCCAATCAGATTATTATCGAAAAGATAAAGCTTTTTCAGATTTCTCAGATTACCCAATTCACTTGGAATAACTCCTTTAAGCTGGTTCGAGTACAGCTCCAATTCAATCAAAGATGCACATTGCCCAATCTCAGAAGGAATAAGCCCCGACA
Protein-coding sequences here:
- the LOC103970987 gene encoding uncharacterized protein LOC103970987, which produces MASTVAGFAAAVPIRGTVSATGSIGRRALLRPAGSRSLRFAISKRIDVELYRPVLQPQSSLRRLTRVISGEAEGNPSTEDTMLDEQTLQQDLEVAIKDEDYARAAQIRDRLRILHEDSKASVLSANARFYHAFKNGDLAAMHSIWAKGEHVYVIHPGAGTISGYEMVMGSWEIVCNADYEFPLQIDLKNVEVHVRGNVGYVTCMEVVKTKGSSWGKQVATNVFERINGQWFICIHHASHIDE
- the LOC135658737 gene encoding receptor-like protein kinase; the encoded protein is MGSHHWHFFVLFLAFFPLYNALNDDGKTLMALSKSLILPSSINTTWNSSDPNPCKWVGIRCDRSGFVVSVELPESGISGSVGKEIGLLSRLRKLDLGINNLSGIIPSELGNCSLLEHLDLAVNLLSDEIPETLQNLNKLSYLSLFENFLSGNIPNQLFWGLNLQTIFLNDNNLTGSIPSIGRNMSRIKSLWLSQNHLSGPLPDSVGNFSKLEELYLFDNQLSGPLPRTLSDIRGLRYVDVSINNFVGRIPFGYNSCKLVELILTYNQFEGEIPAAIGNCSNLTIFGAVNNSLSGKIPSTLGFLTKLEKLYLSANSLSGLIPSEIGQCASLIELELYSNQLKGVIPSELGNLRNLKKLYLFDNNLIGEVPMDIWKIPNLTSILIYNNNISGELPSEICELNRLRNISLYNNQFTGVIPQCLGINSSLVQIDLTNSGFVGGFPPNICFGNQLVVLNLGSNLLNGTMPPGIGNCSSLRRLILRDNRLSGPIPEFIVISSLSYMDLSLNRLNGHIPASLANCMNLTMINLSKNKLDGPIPQEIGNLLNLHVLNLSNNNLYGPLSPQISQCSKLYLLDLGFNSLNGMIPSSLTNLTHLSRLILQGNQFSGGIPNFLSEFSGLFELQLGGNKLGGGIPSSLGSLQILEIALNLSDNGLTGQIPGELGNLKMLHSLDISLNNLTGSLMPLSDLRSLTYVNVSYNNLTGPVPNNWLKLLELSPSSFMGNPELCISCQAADSTCTNVTSILKPCAASNNSKGLGKIAIVIIVLGSSLVCASVILLLGFILLKCTRRLEDEGPSLHEGSSFLLNQLIEATENLDKRHEIGRGAHGIVYKAVLNTGKLYAIKKLVFAGQTASNTSMVREIQTIGKIRHRNLVKLEKFWLKKDYGLILYDYMENGSLHDVLHELNPAPVLEWKVRYKIALGIAQGLVYLHDDCSPAIIHRDIKPKNILLDTDMEPHISDFGIAKLLDENSSSSQSTAIMGTIGYISPETAYTTRKSKESDVYSYGVVLLELLTRKKALDPSFPENMDIVNWATSTLDGNGEIGPVVDQDLMNQVMGTWELEEVHKVLFLAMRCTAKEASRRPSMQNVIRELIDIKSKLVGTNKNLKISRHFAS